From the Aspergillus puulaauensis MK2 DNA, chromosome 1, nearly complete sequence genome, the window GCCGCAAAACTTCCTCTCGCCACTGGCGTCGGAAAGACTCAAGCTCCGCGTTGTCTTCCATAGTCGATAAAGCTGTTGCGTACTGGGAGCTGCAAGGTCCACCGATTGATAAGCGAGCTTCGGTGGGGCGAGGGCGAGCACGCAGCGAAGAGATCGAAGAAATTGTCAAAAATGGAAAGGACTGTGGTCTAGACTGAAATCAGAAAAGCCATTATTCCTCATAGGGCGGCAAACGCTCTGATCAACACACAAGTATAAGGTGGCCGACGAGTGTCGGGAGGAGTTCAGGTTGGGTGAAGGTCCGCGCTTATCTCCGGCAATCTTGAATCCGAACGCCACCGAGCCGGAACATTCTTTTTCTCCAACATCATCGCTGCGTTTTGAGTCACAGTCACCGATCGCGCTTCCACATTTTCAATGCCCTCGATGAGCTAGACGAGATCACAACATTTCTGTCTGATATTTGGATCGCCAGCAGATCGAGATCGCGCCGTCGATTGGATGTCCGACTCGGGCACTCAAGGTACTTCCTGGGACCGATATCGCTCCAACAATCTCACCGGCGTCGAACCTGAAGGCCGCTCGGCAGAGACATGGAACACTGCAGAAGACACCTTCATGGCGGCTACTTCTGGGACAGGGTCGGCTTCTACAGTCAATGCTAGCGCGGTTGGCGATGCCTCTATCACGCAGAAGATGGTCTCGGCGACCTGTGGTAGCATCTTGACCGGACTCTTAGGTAGGCAATTAGACCTGTTTCCGATTTATGACTTTCAAAATTTCAGAGAATATGAGCTAACCGCTTTCCAGTGACCCCCCTAGATGTTGTTCGCGTTCGGTTACAATCCCAGTCTCCTATCAAAAACACTTCCCCGTTCCGATCTCACACGACGTCCGCCTTGAAAAATGCCCCTCCCAACCTTGGGGTCACTGCTTGCTGCCGTGAAGTGTTTTGGATAGGGCAAAACTCACAAATATGCATGGTTGGACCGAGCGGCCATGCCTTAGGGACGCAGTCAATCGCAGATTGTGCAGTGGAAGAGACGCAACGAAAGACCTTCACGTCCACTCTGGACGGTTTACGGAAGATCGCTCGAAATGAGGGATTCTTGACCCTCTGGCGGGGACTCAGCCCGACACTTATGATGGGAATACCGGGAAATGTTATCTATTTTGCGGGGTACGACTGGTTGCGCACAGATGAGAGGAGCCCGATTAGGCGCGTTATTCCCAATGGATATGTTCCCTTCGTTTCAGGGGCAGTTGCGAGAATAGCGGCAGCTACGGCTATTAGTCCGATTGAGATGTTCCGAACACGCTTGCAGGCGACACCTGGTACTGGAGCAGGGCATTTTAAAGCCACTCTCGAGGGTCTGCATCAAATGACCCAAGCGACAGGGTACGGCTCCCTTTGGCGGGGGCTGACCCTTACTATGTGGCGGGACGTACCATTTTCTGGTCTTTACTGGTGGGGTTATGAAGAGGTGAAGAAATACATTATAGAGACGCGGAAAAAGGCGCGGGAGCACATAGTGCCGCATAACTTGGCGTCATCACCACACTCGGCGACCCACGAGGTGGAGGGCAATACCTTTTTGGATAGCTTTGTTGCAGGGTCCGTGTCGGGCGCATTGGCCGCGCTTGTGACGACCCCATTCGACGTTGGAAAGACACGCCAGCAAGTGTACCGCCATATGGGAGATGAGGTACCGAGTACCATTGCCGGCAGTGTTACAAAGGGATCTCTTCAACCAGAACAGCTTCCACTGCCGAAGTTTCTCCTGAATATATTCCGTGAAGAAGGTACGGCAGGCCTTTTCCGTGGCTGGGTGGCTCGTTGTCTGAAAGTGGCACCAGCTTGTGCCATCATGATCTCAACATATGAGGTTGGCAAGAAGCTTGCCCGAGATGTCAACGAGCGACGTCAGACCTCATTGGATGGAACTGACTCCGACACCGTTTGATTCACGTGCTCCTGCTTCTGCCTGTGGTTTTGCCCCACGAGCTGCAGGCTTCCTATGAACCACCGCCTGTCATTATTCGACTTTCATCTAATATTTTTGAGCGATCTCTTCTCTTTCGACTGGTCTCCGCTATTTTTCTTACGTTTCAAGCATTCAGCCAACTTGCAGGCTCGCTTGTTGAGCGCGTGGGTGTTTTGATTTTTGATGATACCGCATTCGATATGGGCTATAGAGCTGCTTTGTTTCTCTAACATGTTCAAGGAAGTAAAGGGAAGGGTCTCTTTTCGATATTTTTTGCATCGCATATCCTGTACAGTACCTATATACATACTATCCTCAACCAGTATTCTCAACCATTCAGAGTATAACTTGTTCGAAGAAGTAGAATATGCCCATTCCAACAGGACACCCCCAGTCACACCTGCAAGCACTATTGATGcaacagcctcagccttACCCGCAGCGGCGCAGACACGCAATGCGCTGACGATGTCCGTCATCCCGTGTCTTCCCCGGTCGTTGGGATACCTACGCGTTAGTGGGCGAGATTCAGCCATCCGTGCGTGGGGCGATTCTTAGTTCGAGACGATCTCTTTGCCATGGCCGACGGATTTGTTTTGGGGGCTCTTAGTCTTGtgcccttcccctccttgtCAAAAGAGAGGCTGAAATGCCAATCTTGAAAAGGCTGACACAGCCTTCACTCAGTCGCCAAAGTCATCTGCTGTCGTATTGACTCAAACAGTGTGTCAGATGATGACCTACCATGACACTCTACCCCCCCGGGATCATCCTTATATTTAGACCGCTAGGCAGAGCTGATACTGAGATCGTATCCTTGTCAGCATCACTTTGAATAGTGTTCCTGCCGATATGGCGACCAACGATACTGTTACGAACGTGGAGTAAGTGATCGtggctttctttcttttttcctccGGAAGCTGTTAACTAAAACGCTCACAGTATTGTCGCTATCCCAGCGATAGGGGCCGACCCAGAGGACACATGGACTGGTGATGGCACACAATCCCCTTGGTTGAAGGCAGAACTTCCCAGATTCATTCCTAATGCGCGTGTGTTGCTATTCGACCATGGAGAACCGGATGCCAGCGACACGCTGGATTCGTTAGCGACTAGGCTGCTGAACAAGTTACAGGAGATGAGAAACTCAACGGTGTGTTTTAGACGCCTTATCCTTTGTGTTTACTTATTAATAGGGGGGTTCTTCTTCAGAGCCGCAGACGGCCCGTATTCTTTATATGTCACAGCACTGGCGGTATTGTAGCCACGGCCGCGCTTGTAAAGGCTAGCCGGTCGCATAACCCTCTTGATTCTATCTTCTCGAGCTGTTATGGAATCGCGTTTTTCGGAACCCCTCACTATGGTTCAAGCTACCTCTCTGCACCCGAGTTCGGTAAAAGCATCCGGCGCTTACTGCATCTCAAACATGCGGTACCAGTTGAACTGCGGGAAGTGTTTAAACCGCGACATGAGATATTGGAACGCCTCGCTGGCCAGTTTCGGGCAATCTCAGCCGACATGAAGATTTGGACTTTTTTGGAGACTGTCGATTCAGTTTTCACGATAACCGATACGGAGACCCAAAGTACAATTGATATGCATGTCCCTATCACATCGATTCGGTCGGGTATCCTGGGGTTTGAGCATGAGAACGAATTACCTTTGGCCACCGACCATGTCGGTATAGCGTCATTCAAGGGCCAGGAAGCCACCGCCAGGATGGATTTCATCAGGGGGCTGCAGTCCGCTGTTACCACGGCCTTGGAACTATCGATAATGTCAGATGTCCCTCTTCAAACAGAGAAGGAGATCATGGTCCAAGTGAATGGGTTCTTCGAAGACACGGCAAGAGGCGTTAGCAAGGATTCACCGTTGCAATTGTGGTCCACGAATACGCCGCTTGACGAATTCTTGGACAGAGGCCCCGTGAGATGTCTTGAAGAGCGGTtgaagaaatccagcaggCTATCGTCTAGCACATTTGACGATTCCGAACCTAGCGAATTCGGCAGTAGACCGACCAGTGCGCAGGCCGATCATTCAAGAATAGACTCTCTCCTGCGAGAACCAGACATTGTTCCACTTGAGTTAGTCCCGTCACGACCTTCGGTCAGGCGAAGCAGGAGCTTCCTTGCGCAGCACCCATCGCCTAGAATTCATGTCACTGAGCCGCCCATTGAGGGCTATTTTGATATCCAGTCCGAGGGCTCAAACTCGGAACGGCGCATTTCTAGTGGCGACCCTGCTGAAGAAAAtgccgacgaagaggaggatgaggcaTCTGATAACCTAGGCACTATTAGCCCTAGCCAAAGAAACCTTCTGTTAGTGCTACGCCTCATACAAAACATAGCAAGTCTGACTGAGAACGAAATACATATAGATCTAGTCTCTCTTCCAGGTACCGCGAGTTTCTCAACGTTCCGTTCAGAGAGCGCGCACCCGAGGAGCGGCCACGGATGGCCCCAAGGTTCGATAGACCGGAACCTGGAACCGAGAAAATGATCTGGATCCATGTCCCATACACCCATACTGATTGGGTGCCCCCGGTTCTATCTAAGACCTGCAAGGGCAAAACAAAACAGAATTTGTAGGTACTGACCAACGGATACTCAGATTCAAGCGCACTAACCAGCCACAACTTTGATAGGTTCAGGAAGATCATCAACGCTGAAAACTGGTTCTCGAACCTCATAACCGCTCGCCACTTGGAACCCCATGCGCGCTATGTGCGGCCGGCGTGTATTCATTTTAAAATGGATTCTCCACCCATCAAGGCTTCGGAACCTCATGACCCCCAATTAGCACTCTACGTAAGTCTGGCATTATAGTTAAACAGGCCATACCAAATGCTAACGAAACCCTACCCAGCTGCCCTACGTATGCATTCTCAATTTTTAGCGCTCactactagtactaatttaTGCTAACCATAAGTCAGCTTCATTGGGATACATACTGGAACTTACTACAGCGACGAAAAGTCATTGAAGAAAGATTACGGCAAGGAAGATCTCGACCGGTTCCAGAGGAGATATCCCGATCTAGTCTGGAATCGAAGTTGATATGGAAGTACTTGGGCAATGAGCCTCCAATCCACATACGAAGAACACTTGACCAGTTTGGATACCCTAATCTGCGATCAACCGTGGCACGAGATGACGACCAAATGCTCTGGAAGCGAACGAGGAAAATCATTAATCTCAACGACGAGCTTGGCAATTCTATTCCACTGGGAGACGGACCTGATTCACAAAGCAGGACATTCGTAGACGGCAAAGTGCTCATGGTCGACCAGCTGTGGCTTTGGATTGTGGACCAGAAAACGGTTGTTACGTTTTTCCCTAAGCAGGAACCGACTACCGTTGAAGGAAAGTTTTATGAGCAGACGAATCTGTACAACAGTATTTACAACGAACTCAACGGGGATCTTGCGCGCCGGTTCGAGACTGCTGGTGATCTTGCCGCGTTGATTGTCTTGCATGCCGTCACCGTTCTTTTCGACAGGACATTGCATAGTGACCTACAGATTCTCCGCATTTTTGAAGAATCGATCAGTATCCTGGTGGGTGGCCCTCTGGAACGCCTGTGAACAGCGCAAAGCTAATCCTAGTAGACGGAATTAACAACAAAATCCTTCAAGCAATTCCGAAACCGAGGATTCGTTACAAGGCCATCGGAATACAACAAGACGCCCGATGGTAAGCTCATGACTGCTTCCGAGCGTGAGGAAAGGGACCGTGAAGTAGCACTTCAGAATCGTAACGATCTCTCCTCAATGCTGGAATTGCGGGATATCGTGGATGAGCTGGGAACTATCATGAAGCTACTAGACGAACAAACCTCTACGATAAACGACATGGCCAAGTACTTCGAGTATAGAGGATACGGAAAGCGCTTTATCCTGGCCTCCCTTACAAGACTAGACGAATACCGAACCCATATCTCAGAGATGAGAGAGAACGCCATCGCAGCACAGAAAGCTGTATGCCATCCCTGCCACCAATTTTACACCTATGCGCATCCGACTAACATCCATCTAGGTAGAAAATCTTCTCGACCTCAAGCAGAAACAAGCCAACGTCGACGAATCGCGGCTAGCTCGATGGGAGGCAGAGGTGACGCAGAGTCAATCGCGCGCGGTCATGGTCTTTACCATCTTCACAGTTATGTCAGTCAAGCACTCTAGATTCCAATGGCCCCATCCCACTTGCCATGCCTGCTAACCCTTCGACTCGGACCAgtttcctccccctctccttcttcacctctctCTTCGGCATCAACGCCCGAGAATGGAGCGGCGAGCCCGAAAACCTCACTCTAAGAACGATGCTCGTTATAGCCGGTAAGCCTCATCCATGGTTCACTAAGCACTTCCACCCTAGCACGTTAAACTAACGAGTATCACCCTAGGCCCAACATCCGTCGCCGTGATAGTCTTCGCCCTGTTTATAGCCTTCAACGAACGCCTTCGTGACTACCTCCTCAAATCGCAAAAGATCCTATTTGGTCTCTGCAAAGACCTCATCTTCCTACCCCTGACAGCTACGCTGCGCGTACATGCAGCAAAACTGCACCACAAGTCAAGTGAAAAGACCTCCGTTGCATCGACCACGAAGACGAAAACGTCGCGTATGGGGGATCGGTTTGGTCGATACCTTGCTTCATGGCGATATCAGAgggatatggaagaggatTTTTGGAAGAGGGACGATGAGAAACAAACTTATCATAATAATATGAATGGagcgggaggaggaggaggggggagaAGGTCGGAGGGAATGACGCTACCGTCTGTGCTTGTTTCGGAGGCGAGTGGCAACAGTCATACTAATGGGTTTGCGGAGAGGTTGAGGGGCCAGGCGAATGGGGCTGTGGCTGGGATAAGGGAGAGGGATAGGGATACTGCGTAGAGTTCTTCGGGATGGTGAGATAAGGGAGATGCACTGCTAGTATCTGGAGGTTGGGATATTGAATTTCGGGGTTTTAAGTTTCAACGGTCATAGCTACGGAGTACGGTATACCCAATAAGATGATTACTCcgttttatattatagtcCTATAAAACTACTACATGCTTGTGAAGCTTGCCTGGATATGGATCCTGTAACTGAAAGCAGTTGAAATTGACCATGTTCGATATTTCATGGGAGGATATAATACAGAGTCCTCTGACTTTTAATGCCAGTAAGGTAGAGTGGAGAGATGTTTAGAGAAAAAAAACCCAAACCAAGAGTGCGGAGTAGTGATAACATGAGGTATAGTAGGATGAGTATTGTCGCAAGTCAGGATGAGTAATACAAGACATATAACACATTAAAGACATAATGAAAATAATACAAAAT encodes:
- a CDS encoding uncharacterized protein (COG:S;~EggNog:ENOG410PKMX;~InterPro:IPR007751,IPR002523,IPR029058,IPR039182;~PFAM:PF01544;~TransMembrane:4 (i87-104o116-138i943-965o977-1002i);~go_component: GO:0000172 - ribonuclease MRP complex [Evidence IEA];~go_component: GO:0005655 - nucleolar ribonuclease P complex [Evidence IEA];~go_component: GO:0016020 - membrane [Evidence IEA];~go_function: GO:0046873 - metal ion transmembrane transporter activity [Evidence IEA];~go_process: GO:0001682 - tRNA 5'-leader removal [Evidence IEA];~go_process: GO:0030001 - metal ion transport [Evidence IEA];~go_process: GO:0055085 - transmembrane transport [Evidence IEA]) gives rise to the protein MATNDTVTNVDIVAIPAIGADPEDTWTGDGTQSPWLKAELPRFIPNARVLLFDHGEPDASDTLDSLATRLLNKLQEMRNSTSRRRPVFFICHSTGGIVATAALVKASRSHNPLDSIFSSCYGIAFFGTPHYGSSYLSAPEFGKSIRRLLHLKHAVPVELREVFKPRHEILERLAGQFRAISADMKIWTFLETVDSVFTITDTETQSTIDMHVPITSIRSGILGFEHENELPLATDHVGIASFKGQEATARMDFIRGLQSAVTTALELSIMSDVPLQTEKEIMVQVNGFFEDTARGVSKDSPLQLWSTNTPLDEFLDRGPVRCLEERLKKSSRLSSSTFDDSEPSEFGSRPTSAQADHSRIDSLLREPDIVPLELVPSRPSVRRSRSFLAQHPSPRIHVTEPPIEGYFDIQSEGSNSERRISSGDPAEENADEEEDEASDNLGTISPSQRNLLSSLSSRYREFLNVPFRERAPEERPRMAPRFDRPEPGTEKMIWIHVPYTHTDWVPPVLSKTCKGKTKQNLFRKIINAENWFSNLITARHLEPHARYVRPACIHFKMDSPPIKASEPHDPQLALYLPYLHWDTYWNLLQRRKVIEERLRQGRSRPVPEEISRSSLESKLIWKYLGNEPPIHIRRTLDQFGYPNLRSTVARDDDQMLWKRTRKIINLNDELGNSIPLGDGPDSQSRTFVDGKVLMVDQLWLWIVDQKTVVTFFPKQEPTTVEGKFYEQTNLYNSIYNELNGDLARRFETAGDLAALIVLHAVTVLFDRTLHSDLQILRIFEESISILTELTTKSFKQFRNRGFVTRPSEYNKTPDGKLMTASEREERDREVALQNRNDLSSMLELRDIVDELGTIMKLLDEQTSTINDMAKYFEYRGYGKRFILASLTRLDEYRTHISEMRENAIAAQKAVENLLDLKQKQANVDESRLARWEAEVTQSQSRAVMVFTIFTVIFLPLSFFTSLFGINAREWSGEPENLTLRTMLVIAGPTSVAVIVFALFIAFNERLRDYLLKSQKILFGLCKDLIFLPLTATLRVHAAKLHHKSSEKTSVASTTKTKTSRMGDRFGRYLASWRYQRDMEEDFWKRDDEKQTYHNNMNGAGGGGGGRRSEGMTLPSVLVSEASGNSHTNGFAERLRGQANGAVAGIRERDRDTA
- a CDS encoding putative mitochondrial carrier protein (BUSCO:EOG09262JAT;~COG:C;~EggNog:ENOG410PH71;~InterPro:IPR018108,IPR023395;~PFAM:PF00153), coding for MSDSGTQGTSWDRYRSNNLTGVEPEGRSAETWNTAEDTFMAATSGTGSASTVNASAVGDASITQKMVSATCGSILTGLLVTPLDVVRVRLQSQSPIKNTSPFRSHTTSALKNAPPNLGVTACCREVFWIGQNSQICMVGPSGHALGTQSIADCAVEETQRKTFTSTLDGLRKIARNEGFLTLWRGLSPTLMMGIPGNVIYFAGYDWLRTDERSPIRRVIPNGYVPFVSGAVARIAAATAISPIEMFRTRLQATPGTGAGHFKATLEGLHQMTQATGYGSLWRGLTLTMWRDVPFSGLYWWGYEEVKKYIIETRKKAREHIVPHNLASSPHSATHEVEGNTFLDSFVAGSVSGALAALVTTPFDVGKTRQQVYRHMGDEVPSTIAGSVTKGSLQPEQLPLPKFLLNIFREEGTAGLFRGWVARCLKVAPACAIMISTYEVGKKLARDVNERRQTSLDGTDSDTV